Within the Burkholderia ubonensis genome, the region GTCTGCAAAGCACTTATCAAGACACCCTCGTCTGCGAATACCTCGGCGCTAGAGTGCTCGAAGCTTTGTTTGCCGCGAACCTCTTCCGCAGCCAACGAGCCACGATATCTGTACGTGCGGATGAAACCACAGTTTTCCCGTGGTCCGTATATTGCAAGCTCGATTCCTTCCCTTACCAAACGAACCCGCCGGTCGGCGTGACGTCGAAGCGTGCTCCAAACTCGAGGGGAGTGCGTAACCTGCTGCCACAGCCACTCGGGTTGCCTTACGTGTTCAACAAACATATAGGCAAGCGTCGTGATGAAGCCATCAATACTCGCACCTGTACTGTCCGCAAGTCCTACTTCCTGAATTTGCCTGTCAATGTTGAAAAGAGGCGATTTCATAGCTCGATTTTTGACGGTGCTCGGGTTTTGCGAGGCGAAACCCAGTGCGCACGGTGGTTATTGTTTGCTGATGCTGTCGATGGAAAACCGGCGGACAATGCGAGGCACGCGTAGATTCACTAGAAATTCGACTCCAAAGACGATTAGCAAAAATTCCCCAGGGGTAATGAGGAGCAGACCGAGAATTGTCTTTGGGTCGGGCGTCAGTTTGAACGACATAACAATCCAAACACCGACCGCGAAGAGAGGGACCGCGAGCATAGGGGCCAGTCGATATAAGCGCCTTCGGCCAACAGGGAGGAAGGCGCCGGTCGTAACCCGGCCGAGCGACTTAACAGGCTGAAATCCATCGACGGTACCGACGACGTTTGGCACTCGTGTAGACGACGTGTGAATGACCTCGAAGATCACGCTTGCGCCTTGCCCCCAATGCGCGAATTCGATCCTCCAGCTGCAATCATCCGATGGAACTGCAGCAACCTTCACTGCATCATCATCGCGGTGAACGGTTTTGACCGAGAGAATTTTGCCATCGTCACCCAGAGTGATTCGCAAAGGGTTATCGGCGACCACGTCGTCGGGCTTAATCGGCCCCTTACCAGAATTCCACACCGAAACGAGAGATCTGGTGATTCGGTCGACGGGTTCGCCGTTATGGGACACGACCAAGCCATCTAGCGCGTCGCGTTTGTGAATGACGGTTTCGCCGTCCGCACAGTACTTGATGCGGCGGCGATCATTCCAGCGGGCGTAGCCGGTACCCAGTGCAAAGCTGATGATGGGAGATAGAAAACTCCAGCTGCCAGTGACCATTCCGTTCCTCATTATTTTGTGCCTCCAGTTAACGTGAGGCATTGGCCGTTACTGCCCGGGCTTCGGGAGGCGAATCTGCATCGACCTCTGTCGATCACGGAAATCGCAAGTTGCATACTCTCGCGCGGTGGTTCGGCTACCCCAGAAGCCACCGGCGCAATTTCGCCCAGACGCTTTTCTCAGCATGCTGTTCCTGGACAGTCGCCGCGGCCGCTTCTGCCACTGGAACTTGCGAGCTGTCGGTTCGGTGATTAATTTGCGCGTAGAACTTCGCCTTGGCCACCTTATCCCGACGTTGCTCGGCCTCGATCTTCGCTCTATCCCAGGGGCTCGCTTCGATGACCTTGTTGCGTTTGATCACGTAGTGCGACTGGCACGGCAGATTCCAGCTACCAACGGAGGGCCAAAGCGAGATTGCTTCACCGTTGAAGGTCAGCGACCAGTCGGTCGGCGTCAATGGTGTGACTACTTCGTGGCCGCAACCGCAACAGCAGCTGTGAACGACTGTGCCGTACTCCATCGATACGTAAAGGACGCCTGGCTCCAACTCACGAGGGATGCTTTTAACGAAGCGGGGTTCGAGCTGCTTGAAGCGCATCATGTCTGCTCCGCATTCAGCAGCATGTTGCCGTCTGTCGTGTATGTGCAGTGATGCTCGCTCTCCAGATCGCGGTAGAAGCCTCTGAGCTTTTTCCACTTAATGACGGCGAGGGCGGCGTTGAGCATATTCAGGTCGGCGACCTGGATATTCGACGCATACAAATTTTCATTACCTCCGCCTTCAAACGAGACGCGCTCCCTGACGTGTTCCCGCTTTTCGGGGGTACTGGCGGTAACGCGCAAGATACCACCGAGCGTGCCGTCGACCAGTTCCAGACCCATCCCGACATCAATGAACGGGGTTCCAAGAGCTTCCAGCTTTTGCACGACGAAGCGCTTCGACTCGCCCGCATCCATGCATAGGAAAGCGAACGTTATGCGGTCAAGCAAGTTAGCCGTGCTCGCATCAAGCTGAACTGCATGCGGCAAGATGTAGCGATGCATTCTCGAGTAAATGCTGGCGAGATAATCCACTTTCTTCGGCAAGTCGCGGAGCATTTCTATTGAAGGCGCTCCCGGGGCGCGGAACGCGTTGTGCTGAAGAAAGTCATCGCCGTCGATCAGCAGAATCTCGCGCACCGGTGTTTTCGCGACCTGGTCGAGTACGTAGGAGCCGGTGCCACCTACACCAATGATTGCGATGTGCTCGCTTTCCAGCTGGGCGGTAAGATGCCCGATCCCAACGCGATCCGATGCAGTCTCCAGATAGTTGAATACGCTATCCTCGTCGACGTCGGGCTGTTTGTACACGCGCGGCGTGGCACCTGGCTTCACAACTGCCGCAGCACCGGCCACGATCGTGGCATAAGTGGACATTTTCTGAAAGTAGTCTGCATACCCCTCCTGCGGTCCCGGTTTGCTCGAAAGCAAGTGCTTTCCAAGCACCAGCGGATCTGGCGGTATTGCCCCTCCAGGTGTGATGCCTTGGATTGGCGTTCCGTCGGCATTGCAAGGAAACTCTCCGTAGAATTCGACGGTGTGGGGCTCGGGTTTCTGCGTGATATCTCCCGACAGGCAGAGACTGGACGTGATCGTGCCGAGCTTCACTTCGCGCCGCGCGTTAACGTAGGGAACCTCGTGCATCACGAGACACCCTCCCGTGATGCGCATGGCATACCCGTCCTCGCGAAGACGCTTGAGGTCGGAATTAAGATTGAACAGTGCGGCCGACATTGAAGATGCTCCCATTTTTTACTTCAACACTGCCGCCAGCAGCCAGTTCACCGCTATGGGGCTTCGAAACGACCCCGCGGTAGGTAATCGAATACTTGATGTTGGGCATCGGCGGCTCGCCCGGATATGCGATTGCAACCAGTTGTTCAAATGTCACGTTACGGTCGTTGACCTCGACTTCGCGACCATTGACAACGATTTCGATGCGTTTAGGCTCGTTGATGGAGCGCTCGTCGGCGCCATCAAAGCTCTGCTGGGTTTCCATATGCTCAATCCCTTTCACGTTTGGGTGGATAAGGCATCCATCCCCTCTAACCGAGCGCGGACCTGAGCATCCAATTCTGATTCAATGATGCTGTTTAAGCTGGCCTGCACATCTGGAGCGGACACGGAACCAAGCGTATCACATCATTTCTGCTTCATGCAAGCAGTTTAACCAGAATCAGTGGATAGCGATGTACTTGTATTCGATACCGCCACTGCTGGCGATGTCCTCGACGCGCAGAATGTAGCCGTCGTCGACCAGCTTTTTCAGCCTGGTACTCGCATTTTGGACGGAAAGGTCAAGGTCGGCAGCCACTTGGGAGGCTAGAACGGATCGGTGTTTCAGCACGTAGTTCAGCAATTCCCGGCTAGAAGAGCTCATCTCCGGGCCAATTACCTCAAAGGAGTCGCCTCGCCAGATTACTAGCGGCTGCTCCTTTGCCTGAGCGGCATACTTCCAATTGTCTATCAGATCGCGATCGTCCAGATGTTCGAGAAACAGTCCTCTCTCTCGCCGGAATTGCTTGGCAACCGAAAGCACGCTTTCGCGCGGGAACGACGCGTCTGTTGCCTCGATCCCTTCCAACGAAATGCCGAGCACACACGCGTCGGGATGCTTGCTAATGAATTCTGAAAGCTTTTGGTAAACTTCCTTCCCTTGGACGTTCCCAAACGGTTGGGACGTCGTGGTGAAATCGCGGAGCTTGACACGGAGGGCAGTCTGGTTCATCCGCGTAATTTAAAGAGAGTCATCGGGTACCGTCAAGCAAAAAGTCGAAACAGACGTGGGTGCCACGAAGCTCGCGCAAATCGAGTTGATGAGAAAACTCGAGGTCCCCGTGCTTGTTGTAGTGGACCTTGACCTCGAATGTCTCTTGCCGGACCGAGATACGAGCATTGAATTTGTAGGCTACATCCCCGCTCCTCTTCAGTCCGAGGCCGCGTGCCTCGTCTTCGTTGCTGCTGATGCCGCCATTCCGGAAAATCTCCTGAATGAGTGCCACACCAGGGTGCAGGCCCGACGCGCGGATTGCCGTCGCAACTTTCGGGTATCGGGTTTCGAGTACGGGTGCCAGCGTCCCCAAAATTCCGCGGCCACTATCAGATATGACCGCCTGGATGTGCGGCTGGCGGCTCCTTGGATAAAACTGCAACGCCGCAAAGCCGGGAATCGGTGAGTCCGAGTGGTCCCTCACATTGCCAAACAGTTCCGAAAGCACGGTGAAGGCCCCTACCGAATACTGCGCACCCGCACAGCTAACGAAGCTCTTCTGCAGACGACCAGGGATATCCTCATCAGGCGAGACAGGATCAATCATCGCCACTTCCACGACTCCGTTATTGCCGCCTTTGTACAGGCCGGCTTTCGACATCTCCGGCCTGGAAGGAATAATAGAGATCGACGGATCGAGGAAGTCAAAAAAGCCAATTCGGTTGAAATAGTCGAGTGTGGAGTGGCAATCACTGAAGTCGACGGAGACCTTCTTCTCGGCATGTACCAGTTGATTGCAAAGAGCAAGTAGGCGAGCCGTGGCCTCCAGAAGAAGCTTGCTATCCTTCGCGAGCACGAACACTACGTGCTCGCACTTACTAACGAGCGCGGAGTCAGACGACGCCAACGCATCTTCAAATAAGTCCGCGGTTAGCCATTTCCCAGCAGGTAGCTCAATGCGAAGTTCGCCAGCCTTCGCCAACGACCAGCCGTAGGCGGCATCCTGCACAAACAGCTCCGGATGGTCATGCATGTACGCGCTGACTGCACTCTTGTCCTCGCCAATTTTGCTTGCGATCACGCGAGCTTTTATCCCCGGCTCTTTCTTCAATACCTTTTCTATCTCTTTGTACATGATCCAGCTACCGGCAATGCACCGTCCAATGCAATTAGTTCGTGGCTATGTTTAATCGTAGCACCAAATTCGTCTGCCGCCACAAACGGCCAATGCCACTCTCGCCAAGCCGTAACCGATGCTCAGCTGCCTGCTTTACATCTGTAAGCGCAGTGTCGAGGTACGTGCGTGAACTTCAAAAGACGTACGGTGCTCGTCAGTGACGACTGTTTGAGATTTCACCGATCGTCGGCATGAAGTGGCTTCGCCTTGCGCGCATCCATCCATGCCAGCCAGCCTTTACGATAAGCACGCGCATCTACCAGCGCGTGATGCTCGCGGTCGTCTGTCGAATAGTGCGCCATTACGGCATCGTGATACACCGAAGTATCGATTAGCGGCCGGAG harbors:
- a CDS encoding DUF6527 family protein: MMRFKQLEPRFVKSIPRELEPGVLYVSMEYGTVVHSCCCGCGHEVVTPLTPTDWSLTFNGEAISLWPSVGSWNLPCQSHYVIKRNKVIEASPWDRAKIEAEQRRDKVAKAKFYAQINHRTDSSQVPVAEAAAATVQEQHAEKSVWAKLRRWLLG
- a CDS encoding ThiF family adenylyltransferase, whose amino-acid sequence is MSAALFNLNSDLKRLREDGYAMRITGGCLVMHEVPYVNARREVKLGTITSSLCLSGDITQKPEPHTVEFYGEFPCNADGTPIQGITPGGAIPPDPLVLGKHLLSSKPGPQEGYADYFQKMSTYATIVAGAAAVVKPGATPRVYKQPDVDEDSVFNYLETASDRVGIGHLTAQLESEHIAIIGVGGTGSYVLDQVAKTPVREILLIDGDDFLQHNAFRAPGAPSIEMLRDLPKKVDYLASIYSRMHRYILPHAVQLDASTANLLDRITFAFLCMDAGESKRFVVQKLEALGTPFIDVGMGLELVDGTLGGILRVTASTPEKREHVRERVSFEGGGNENLYASNIQVADLNMLNAALAVIKWKKLRGFYRDLESEHHCTYTTDGNMLLNAEQT
- a CDS encoding multiubiquitin domain-containing protein, translated to METQQSFDGADERSINEPKRIEIVVNGREVEVNDRNVTFEQLVAIAYPGEPPMPNIKYSITYRGVVSKPHSGELAAGGSVEVKNGSIFNVGRTVQS
- a CDS encoding winged helix-turn-helix transcriptional regulator — its product is MNQTALRVKLRDFTTTSQPFGNVQGKEVYQKLSEFISKHPDACVLGISLEGIEATDASFPRESVLSVAKQFRRERGLFLEHLDDRDLIDNWKYAAQAKEQPLVIWRGDSFEVIGPEMSSSSRELLNYVLKHRSVLASQVAADLDLSVQNASTRLKKLVDDGYILRVEDIASSGGIEYKYIAIH